TGATGCCCTGGCCAAACCCCTGAAACGACGGCGCAATGCCGGCGATGTTGTCCACATTTTTGACCAGTGCTTCATAGTCGGAATAATACAAAAAGGAAGCAACTGCCTGGTCGCCGCGATCAAACCGGCCTGGGAACACTGTGATCAGGTTTGCGCCGATGCCCTGCACCTGGCTGGTGATGCTGGCCGTCGCCCCGTTGCCAATCGCCATCAGCGCCACAACAGCGCCAACGCCGATGATGATGCCGAGCATGGTGAGGATGGAGCGCAGTTTGTTGGCGGCCAGGGCGCGCAGGGCGACGCGGAAGTTTTCGGAGAAGTTCATAATTCTCAGTGAACAGTTATCAGTGAACAGTTATCAGCGGTCTCTCCACACTAATAACCAATAACTGATCACTGTTCACTCTTCACGGTTCACTAATGACTGGCATCCGCCGCTAACGCCATCTCACTCGGCCTCGGCGCTCCGGCTTCGAGCGGATGCTCAATGTGTTCGTCGCCCACAATCTTGCCGTCGGCCAGGCGGATGACGCGCTTGGTGTGGCGGGCGATGAAGGGATCGTGAGTCACATAGATCACGGTCTGGCCGAAGTCGCGGTGCAAACGCTGGAAGAGGCCGATGATCTCCGCGCCGGTCTTGCTGTCGAGGGCGCCGGTCGGCTCGTCGGCCAGCACGATGGCCGGGCTGTTGACGAGGGCGCGGGCAATGGCGACGCGTTGTTGCTGGCCGCCCGAAAGCTCGTTCGGGCGATGGTGCATCCGGTCGCTCAGTCCCACTTTATCCAACGCCTCTTCGGCCAGTTTGCGCCGCTCGCGCCCGCGCGCGCCGCTGTAGATGAGCGGCAGGGTGACGTTGTCGAGGGCGCTGGTGCGGGCTAGCAGGTTGAACTGTTGAAAGACAAAGCCGATCTTGCGGCTTCGCACGTCGGCCAGTTGGTTGTCGCTCATCTTTTCGACGTTGAGGCCGTCGAGGCGGTACTCGCCGCTGGTGGGCACGTCGAGGCAACCGAGAATTGCCATGAGCGTGCTCTTGCCCGATCCGCTCGGCCCCATGATGGACAACATCTCGCCCTTTTCAATCTTCAGGCTCACCCCGTCCAACGCCCGCACTTCGGTGTCGCCCATCTGATAAATCTTGGTGATGTTTTCGATTTCGATCATGCGCTGTCGCAACAATGGATGAAGGATGAAAGACGGCTTATCCGTCGTCCATCGTCCTTCGTCTATCGTCAATTTATCCTGGCCCAAACGGCGAGCCGTTATCCGTAGGCTTTGGCTCTACCATCTGCACTTTATCGCCGGGTTTCAAATCGCCGGTCACCACTACCAACTCGCCTTGAACTTCGCCGCTCACCACGTTCACCCGCTCCAGCGTGTTGTCAGCTTTAACCCGGTTGACGAACTCGCCCTGCGGATCAAGTTGCACAGCGTCGAGCGGCACGGCCAGCGCGCCTTCATTCTTGTCGGTCACAATCGAAACGTCCGCCGTCATCCCCAGCAACACTTTCGGGTCAACTTTCACCAGATCGACTCGCACCGTATACTTGACGAGGCCTTGAACCGCCGAACCGACCGGGTTGATCTGCGACACTTGTCCGTCCAGATTCAGATCGGGCAAAGAGTTGAAAGTCACCGTCACCGGATCGCCAGGCAAAATGTCGCTCACGTCGGTTTCGTCCACCGACACGTCTACGTGCAAAACCGAGCGGTTGGCCATAACGACGGCGGCCAGCGATTGCGACACGGCGTCGCCCGGCTGGTAGTTCACCACCAACACTTCGCCAGCAAAGGGCGCTTTGATGGTGAGCGCCTCGACGGCGGCCTGGGCCGCCTGAACTTTGGCTTTGGCCACGGCGATGTCGTTGGGATCAGCGCCATTCGTCAGTTTATCGAGCTTGTCTTTGGCATCGGCCAGGGTCGCTTCGGCCACGGCCACTTTGGCTTTGGCGATGGCAAGCTTGTTGGCGTCCGGGCCAAGCTGAGCCGCATTGAAGTTGGCCTGAGCTTGTTCGTATTTGTCTTGCGCTTTCTTCAAAGCATCATCTTTGTTGGCCTGATCGGTTTGAGCGCGCAGGGCAATCGTTTGCTGGTTGGCGAGCGCGTTATTGTAAGCGGCCTGGGCCTGTTGAAGCAGGGCCAAATACTCGGTCTTCTCGTTGCTGGCATCGTACTTGGCTTTGGCGTCCTGATAAAACCGGAAAGCCTCGTCAACTTGCACGGCCGCGTTGTTCAAGGCTTGAACGTCGCTACTGTTGGCCGCCAACTGCACGTTGGCCTGAGCATTGTCGAGCGCCAGTTTGGCGTCAGAAAGAGCATCAGCCACGCTCTTCCCGCCAGGAGTCTCCACCGAGATCAAATCTCGCCTGGCTTTGTCGAGCGCATCCTGCGCGTCGGCCACCGCTTTTTGGGCGTTGGCAATCGTCATGTTGGCAGGATGCAGTAACTCGTCGAGAGCCTTCTGGGCGGTAATGATGTCAGCCTGGGCCAGGACCACGTTTTGGGGGGCAGAGGCGGGGTCAACCGTCATCAATACGTCGCCCGCATTCACCTTGTCACCCGCTTTGACGTTGACCGTCGCCACTTTGCCTGTCGTTCCCCAAAACACGGTAGCCGATTGCTGAGCCGCTACCGAGCCGGATGATTCGACACTGCTGACGGCGGTGATTTGAGAGACATCGCCGGTTTTGAGTTCGGCGGCGTTTTGCTGGCGGCTGGCCAACACGCGCGAGGCGACCACTCCGCCGCAGATCAGCAGGAGGGCGATGCCGCCCAGG
The sequence above is drawn from the Chloroflexota bacterium genome and encodes:
- a CDS encoding efflux RND transporter periplasmic adaptor subunit — its product is MLKSRRLWAILGGIALLLICGGVVASRVLASRQQNAAELKTGDVSQITAVSSVESSGSVAAQQSATVFWGTTGKVATVNVKAGDKVNAGDVLMTVDPASAPQNVVLAQADIITAQKALDELLHPANMTIANAQKAVADAQDALDKARRDLISVETPGGKSVADALSDAKLALDNAQANVQLAANSSDVQALNNAAVQVDEAFRFYQDAKAKYDASNEKTEYLALLQQAQAAYNNALANQQTIALRAQTDQANKDDALKKAQDKYEQAQANFNAAQLGPDANKLAIAKAKVAVAEATLADAKDKLDKLTNGADPNDIAVAKAKVQAAQAAVEALTIKAPFAGEVLVVNYQPGDAVSQSLAAVVMANRSVLHVDVSVDETDVSDILPGDPVTVTFNSLPDLNLDGQVSQINPVGSAVQGLVKYTVRVDLVKVDPKVLLGMTADVSIVTDKNEGALAVPLDAVQLDPQGEFVNRVKADNTLERVNVVSGEVQGELVVVTGDLKPGDKVQMVEPKPTDNGSPFGPG
- a CDS encoding ABC transporter ATP-binding protein translates to MIEIENITKIYQMGDTEVRALDGVSLKIEKGEMLSIMGPSGSGKSTLMAILGCLDVPTSGEYRLDGLNVEKMSDNQLADVRSRKIGFVFQQFNLLARTSALDNVTLPLIYSGARGRERRKLAEEALDKVGLSDRMHHRPNELSGGQQQRVAIARALVNSPAIVLADEPTGALDSKTGAEIIGLFQRLHRDFGQTVIYVTHDPFIARHTKRVIRLADGKIVGDEHIEHPLEAGAPRPSEMALAADASH